One Rhodothermus bifroesti DNA window includes the following coding sequences:
- a CDS encoding uroporphyrinogen-III synthase, producing MGSVVFLLRTEADAEDPFAAVLHAAGYQPFVLGVQEVVWVDPEQLQRVLAHPEAYGGLILTSPRAVEAVRRLGQLLEAWRTHPVYAVGPRTAEAARALGLRPCGQESGTGINLAHFILTQPRPKRPLLFLCGARRSEELPVLLRQQGIPLEECVVYDTRPIIPDVPTAAPLPDWVVLFSPSAWESARQLSLDWSRVRIAAIGPTTAQALRQQQVRVDAVAAKPTPEGLLQALSAVSV from the coding sequence ATGGGCAGCGTAGTATTTTTGCTACGAACGGAAGCGGACGCTGAGGACCCTTTTGCCGCTGTGCTCCATGCGGCTGGATACCAACCCTTTGTGCTTGGGGTACAGGAGGTGGTATGGGTTGATCCAGAACAACTGCAGCGAGTGCTTGCGCATCCGGAAGCCTACGGTGGATTGATCCTGACCAGCCCTCGCGCGGTCGAAGCAGTGCGCCGATTAGGCCAGCTGCTTGAAGCCTGGCGCACGCACCCTGTCTATGCTGTGGGTCCCCGTACAGCCGAAGCGGCGCGGGCGTTAGGTTTACGCCCCTGTGGACAAGAAAGCGGTACAGGGATCAACTTGGCCCACTTTATCCTGACGCAGCCGCGACCCAAACGCCCACTGCTGTTTCTCTGTGGAGCACGGCGAAGCGAGGAACTACCAGTGCTGCTGCGTCAGCAGGGCATACCTTTGGAAGAATGCGTTGTTTACGATACGCGTCCAATCATACCCGACGTGCCCACAGCGGCTCCCCTACCTGACTGGGTAGTACTGTTCAGCCCTTCGGCCTGGGAAAGTGCGCGCCAGCTAAGTCTAGACTGGTCCAGAGTGCGCATCGCTGCTATTGGTCCAACCACAGCCCAAGCGCTAAGGCAGCAACAGGTGCGTGTGGATGCCGTAGCGGCTAAGCCAACGCCTGAAGGCCTGCTCCAGGCCCTTTCGGCTGTATCGGTCTAG
- a CDS encoding secondary thiamine-phosphate synthase enzyme YjbQ: MWLQRIITLKPRPRGFHLITDEVLAQLPELRSVRIGLLHVFIQHTSASLTLNENASPEVRADFERYFSRAVPDGAPYFAHTLEGPDDMPAHIKASLLGSSLLLPVRDGRLAVGTWQGIYLCEHRHNGGARRLVLTLWGEP; the protein is encoded by the coding sequence ATGTGGTTACAACGCATCATCACGCTTAAGCCGCGTCCACGCGGCTTCCACCTGATTACCGACGAAGTACTGGCACAGCTTCCCGAGCTCCGATCAGTACGCATCGGCTTGCTGCATGTGTTTATTCAGCACACTTCGGCCAGCTTAACGCTCAACGAAAACGCTAGTCCAGAAGTGCGGGCCGACTTTGAGCGGTATTTTAGCCGCGCTGTACCCGATGGTGCTCCTTATTTTGCCCATACCCTTGAAGGCCCCGATGACATGCCAGCGCACATCAAAGCTTCGCTGCTCGGTAGCAGTCTCCTACTGCCGGTGCGCGACGGCCGACTGGCCGTAGGCACCTGGCAGGGCATTTACCTCTGCGAACATCGCCACAATGGCGGTGCCCGCCGACTGGTACTGACGCTTTGGGGTGAGCCCTAA
- a CDS encoding mannose-1-phosphate guanylyltransferase, with the protein MLYAVIMAGGIGSRFWPKSRMSHPKQFLKVFGEATLLQNTVARLQGLIPLEHCYIVTHRRYVDKTQEQLPALPLENILAEPLGRNTAPCITYAALKLLSRDPEALMVVLPADHVIRNVRAFHQTLQVAIEKARQPGALVTIGLNPTYPATGYGYIQFEGSTEHLFDEPRPYRVRTFAEKPDLATAERFLDSGDFLWNSGMFIWRADTILNAIQRYLPDLYEAFEPLRQALGTPKEPHLLEEAYQVCPSISIDYGVMERAENVWVVPGNFEWNDVGDWRAVYDLSEKDALGNALQGHVIVHNASRNYVDAERRLVVLVGIHDTAVIDTEDALLICHLESTQQVKNIVEYLQTHRLDAYL; encoded by the coding sequence TGCTGCAAAATACAGTGGCCCGCCTGCAAGGCTTGATTCCTCTTGAACATTGCTACATCGTCACGCATCGACGCTACGTCGATAAAACCCAAGAGCAACTGCCTGCCTTGCCTTTAGAGAATATCTTGGCCGAACCCTTAGGGCGCAATACGGCACCTTGCATTACGTACGCAGCTTTGAAACTCCTGTCCCGGGATCCTGAAGCGCTCATGGTGGTGCTTCCGGCTGATCATGTCATTCGTAATGTGCGCGCCTTCCATCAGACACTCCAGGTAGCTATTGAAAAAGCCCGCCAGCCTGGCGCTCTGGTTACCATAGGCTTGAATCCGACTTACCCTGCCACAGGTTATGGTTATATTCAATTTGAAGGCTCAACCGAACACTTGTTCGATGAGCCCCGCCCCTACCGCGTACGTACCTTTGCGGAAAAGCCTGACCTAGCCACGGCCGAGCGCTTCTTAGACTCGGGCGATTTTCTCTGGAACAGTGGCATGTTCATTTGGCGTGCGGATACCATTCTGAACGCCATCCAACGTTACTTACCCGATCTTTACGAAGCCTTTGAACCGCTTCGGCAAGCTTTGGGTACCCCTAAAGAGCCGCATCTGCTCGAAGAAGCCTACCAGGTTTGTCCCAGCATTTCCATTGACTATGGCGTCATGGAAAGGGCCGAAAACGTGTGGGTTGTGCCTGGCAACTTCGAGTGGAACGATGTAGGTGATTGGCGGGCCGTCTACGACCTAAGCGAAAAAGACGCCTTGGGCAATGCCCTCCAGGGCCACGTCATTGTGCACAATGCCAGCCGCAATTACGTCGATGCAGAACGGCGCCTGGTGGTACTGGTAGGCATCCATGACACGGCCGTTATCGACACTGAGGATGCCCTGCTGATTTGCCATCTGGAAAGCACCCAGCAGGTAAAAAACATTGTCGAATACCTGCAAACCCATCGGTTGGATGCTTACCTGTAA